TCCTGATGATAATCATCACCATAGACATTTAGTAAGTGATACCTCCCTTACACCCTCCCCTGAAGATTCTGATCAAGGGGTCCAGGACAGAGCCAGgaatttctattcttaatttgtaCACTGTATAATATTTATTGTGAAGGAAATTTCAGAAACACTGCcctaaatcatttatttatttaatcatcaaaatattcattcatccattcattcaacaaatacttaatgAGCTTTTACCATTTGCCAGGCACCATCTTAGATGCTGGGAGATACAGTGATGAACCAAGTACTCTTTATTTATTATAGCTTAGTTACCTAGTAGAAGATATTAGACAACCACACAACTGTCTATGTAACTACAATTGTGAAGTATGCTATAAAGGACAAATACAAGGTCTgctcagggaaggggagggaggttTATGAGGACCTGCCTGAAGAAGCGATTGCTAAGGTTCCTTTATGCTCTGCTATTGTAGGACCAGCAGACCTTACCTgccaagaggagaagacagaTGCTGGGCTGATCAGATTCGGATTTGCTGGGTTGCGCCCTCCAATGTACTCATCTGTGCAAACGTCACAGTTTTCTGCATCTCGCCAATCCCAGTATGGAATAGTGAAGTTCTCATCCCCTGTCAGCTTCTGAATTTCTTGTTCCCACAGCAACAAGAAGACTCTATGCCAAGGCAGGAAACCTGGTGCTTCATGAGCAAAATCGATATTTTTCCAGACTTCAGATCCTCCAAGCAATGTGTCCCTTGACGCATAATAATGCATCCACACAAAGAGGTCATAAATGGTGATGTCCTTAAACATGGGTTTTGATCCATTATTCATTTGGCCATAGGTGCCTATGGGGATGACGTAATCTGGGCTGGTAGTATGCTTTGCTAAAGTGAGGTAGGCAAGAAATTTGTTCTTCTCTGGAACACTCAAATCAAAGATGCTTCTTCTCACCAAGAGTCGTCTCTCTGTGCAGTTTCGTCCCCCAAAGCCAAACTTGCAGTCTCCACAGTTGAATCCCATGAAGTTGCCAAAGCACTGGCAGGTCCTATTATAAAAGACGGAGGGCCAGGACTCCCGGTCGTCCACTCCTGCGAAAGGGAATTGGGGCCCAGATGGTGCGTTGGACAGAATGACATCCTGACAGGAACCCCTGCCTGAAAGCTGGCCACAGGGACTGCGGTCACCCCTCCACTTTGGGCAGCATTCCTTCTCCATCAGGTTCTTGGAGGAGGCACAGGCTCGAGGGAACTGGCCAACAGAGGCCTGGAAACTCCACAGCAGGCAGTACAAAGCAGCCAAGAGCATTCTTCCTCTCATCCTCACAAGGTCTGCTTGAGCTCGTTAATTGAGCCACAGGCTTCTCTTTCCAGCTACTCAGTGACTATCACATGTTTTGGCTAAGACCTATATAATACCACTCCCAGCTCCAGCATCAAATAATCTCAGTTTTATCTTAAGCTTTCATCTTCTGAAAAGCACATGACTAACTTTCCTTTGAAGTTGCCATGTATCCCACCAGTGGGATAGGCCTACATTAAAGTCACCATTAATAGTTTATTGTTGTCACTATTAATAGTTTATTAATGGTGAATAGTAATATTAAGAATTAATAGTTTAATTCTTAGggttagaataataataatgatgatgataataataataatgcctgaTCTAAGTAAACCCAATTAATTGACTATGAAATTAATAATGATTTGTATTTGAAAATGAGAAGCAGTGTCAGCAATAGAGCTTCTCTTACTAAGAAAGGTCAGCAAGTGTTAGAGACCATGGGTGCAAGCTGTTTGTTTCTCAGAGACCATAAAATAAGTCACGGTATTTACATAACTCAGGTTTGCAGAAATAAATTCCTTCCAGAGCCTTGAGATTATTTCTTATGTCTGATTATATcgcagtttatttattttataaaaaatgtcaaaagaaaaaaatctttctcataCTTCTCCCTAATTATCTTGATATATTTGGCTGCTTTCTGGTTCTCTAACCACTCATTTTCTCACCATTACTAAGGATAGGTCACTTTGATGGGTGGGTGGTCTGCTTTATTGCGGGGACTTTTACCAGATAATATTTCAGAgtaaactcttttttaaaaaaatgctggaGCCATCTTGTTTCACCTATAAGTTCTGGAAATTTGTTACTTGAAATTTTTTTGCAATATGGTCTTGAAAGAAGTTCTCAATTTAGggggtgaatgaatgaagatcagtacatttattcaacaaatatttattgataatcTAAATTCTTTCAagaattctctctctgtgtgtataGTGAGCTAGATAAAttaaacacatggataaaaatataattttacttctttaggAAAGGAAACGAATGCTAGTTTTCAAATGAGTAGTATAGATAATAAGTACATCTGGTTTTAATGGAGGGGACAATCCTGTGAACTGAGAATGCTGGAAAAGTTTGGAATACAGTATTCAAATTATATTAAGGTGGTGTCCCTCAAGTAAAACCTTAAAGGGTGGGCATAAGTTGGAAAACAAATGAGAATGGGGACAATACTTCAGGCAGGGATAACTGTAGAGATGCGAGCTGTGTTTTGCCTGCTGAGTTGGAGCCTCGGATTCAGATAGACCTCCCACACTGTAGGGAATTAAACCTGGGACCAATACATGGAGGGGCTTAAAGACTAAGTGGTTTGCACTAGGTCGAGCTGAAAAGTTAGAGAATGAGAATAGTCAAATCAAAGTTGCCCCCCTgagccttccttccttctcctgctccGTACTCAAAGCTGGTGGTCCCCTGAACTTGAAGAGCAAGTGAACAAAAGTGAAAGTTCTGCTGAAAGAGAGGCAGGGCTCTAGGGAAGATCATCACTGTCTGTGGTGGTGGAATGTCAGCCTCTCTGCTGTCTTCCCTTTCTGCTGAAATTCGTCTCATTTGGAAAACATCAAGGCTCCTTCATACAACTCTCTTGACACTCAAAGCAGCCTTTTTAGGTGGAAGGGGCAGGGTGTGggtaaagaggaagagaagagaagtttCCATGGAAATGCTGCCTCTGGCTGGGATCAGGAAGTCATCACATGATCTCCACAAGGAGGCTTAACCTtttgcttcctccttttttcAGAGCCACTAAAAGATTAACATAGGGCTTCTTGTCCCTGCGGAGCCTTGCTTCTGTATTACTTATAACCACATGTGGCCTTTTGAATTCCATTGCATCTATTTGCAGACAGAATTCAACTTCTCATGTTCAATTTAATTAAGAATTTTGCTTTGCCCTTACCCCCACATCGGGCTTCCCAGGGAATAACTTAGAAAACTTCCATCACGCCACCGGGCTTCTGAGTCTACTCTCCCAAGTCTGTTTTTCATAATCTTCAGAGCATGCTTAGAGAAAAGGCTAAAATGTACTCTGTCCCTTTAATTTCCTTCACAAGATGATTTCCTTAAATTGATGGGCCTTGTTATCATGCCCAAATATAGGACACTATCTCCTCTGGCCCATATGTATAATAGTCTTATTGTCAATACAAACTTCTTAAATATCAAACTCCATTTAGACTGGTCCCTCCCTGATGTCTAGATGTACACTCTCAAGGTGTCTCTTGTTTGCAGAATTTGAAAGTGTCCTACCCCACGCTGGGAAATTATTATGTGAATTAACCCCTGTGCTAATGCAATACTCTACTAACCAGAATTAGGGGCTCAGTAAAtactcaagtatttattgagcatcaattGCCAGGCATATGCTGAGAGATGAAGATGCTATAGTAAGCACAACAAAAAGGTTTCTACCCTCAAGAAGCATATAGtgtattaaaataatgttttaattttagtaattttttaataatagtcataacaacatatattttaaataacttttttcatGATTAATTGACTTTCTAAGTTgctataaaagaatattaaagagAGTTATTAGGGATGACAGAGGGACCTGTCTAGTCTTGCGAGGCATAGTCAAGGAAGGGTGTCTGGGAGAAGTTACATCTTGAGCCACACTTGAAAGACTAGCAGAAGTCTGCTTGATCAAGAGGAGAACAGTTGGCGTGAAAGCAGGCAGGGGGAATACCATATACAAAGGCTCCAACATGGAAGCAGGAGGGCATGTTCTAAGAGACTAAGGACAGTCAAGGTGGCTGTAACCCCCAAAATTATGGAGATGTGATATAAGTATGGAGATGTATATATGGGAAAGATCATAGTCCTTGAAGAGTTAGAAGCAGAGTttaatgtaatccctatcaaatttAAGACATTTCACTCAAGGGCCCAGCCCCATGACCTAGAGGTTaggttcagcatgctccacttcagtagcccaggttcacttctggggcacagacctatatcacttgtcagcagccatgccaTGACGGCGACCCACatcaaaaatagaggaagattggcacagatgctaggtgagggcgaatcttcctcaagcaaaaagaggaagattggcaagatagattagctcagggccaatcttcttcagcaaaaaaataaaataaaacatttcactcAAGCTGCTGAGATGAGAACATGTAGGGGTAGGAGCAAAAGTAAATATAGAGATAACTCTTAAGAGATTGTCAGAGTAATCCAGGCAATATGTTATGTGGCTTGGACCAAAGTGATGATCCTTGTGATGGAGAGAAGTGAATGAATTTGCGAGCTCTAAAGGTGGTGAATTCAAGAAGAGTGAGaggtgaagaagaaagagatttgGGGTCGACTCTTATGTTTCTGGCTTATGCCATTaactaaaataaggaaaaatagagGGTAAAGTATTTGTGGGAATTGAATATGTGTTCAATTTTGGACATACTGAATTTGAGAGCTTTAAGTTATAGACTAGCCACAAACATTGGTCTTCTATTTTCTGGTATTCTCATAGATCATTCACCCCCTCATTGATTTTGACCTGGGCAACCTCGCTCTTTTCCCTCACTCTGATCATTTGTCTTTGCTCCTTTATTTGGTGATAGTTTGAACCTTGTTCTCCAGCTTTGATTTTTAGCCTTCCTTCTCTCAATTTTAATATTAACTACTATTTATTGACTATAAATAACACAATTAGCTCACTTTGAAtagttaaaagttttaaaaagttactatAGAAATAGTTAAATACATTCAAACTAGAaacaaataatataatgaattagCATGTACCCATCATCAAGTTTCAA
The Equus caballus isolate H_3958 breed thoroughbred chromosome 7, TB-T2T, whole genome shotgun sequence genome window above contains:
- the TYR gene encoding tyrosinase, with product MRGRMLLAALYCLLWSFQASVGQFPRACASSKNLMEKECCPKWRGDRSPCGQLSGRGSCQDVILSNAPSGPQFPFAGVDDRESWPSVFYNRTCQCFGNFMGFNCGDCKFGFGGRNCTERRLLVRRSIFDLSVPEKNKFLAYLTLAKHTTSPDYVIPIGTYGQMNNGSKPMFKDITIYDLFVWMHYYASRDTLLGGSEVWKNIDFAHEAPGFLPWHRVFLLLWEQEIQKLTGDENFTIPYWDWRDAENCDVCTDEYIGGRNPANPNLISPASVFSSWQIVCSRLDDYNSRQALCNGTPEGPLLRNPGNHDKARTPRLPSSEDVEFCLNLIHYDSGPMDKTANFSFRNTLEGFASPLTGIADAFRSSMHNGLHIYMNGTISQVQGSANDPLFLLHHAFVDSIFERWFRRYHPPQEVYPEANAPIGHNRDFYMVPFIPLYRNGDFFISSRDLGYDYSYLQEPDPVFFQDYIKSYLEQASRIWPWLLGAALVGSVLTAVLGGLTTLLCRRKRGQLPEEKQPLLMENEDYHNLLYQSHL